The following DNA comes from Ricinus communis isolate WT05 ecotype wild-type chromosome 10, ASM1957865v1, whole genome shotgun sequence.
TTTCAATAAATCCTACTCAAAATCACTGATTATGTCTTTTAATTTATCGAATTGTGTTGGCAATTTGTAGATTTTGAACCACAGGATAGCAAATTAACAAAGCTGGTAATGGGgttttaattttccttttccacTTGAGACTGTGagatgtttatattttaaaaggtattgcttttttttttctttttcgttttggtacaaaattaaattgttgttgttttctatgTTATTTTGATGTTGtcattcaatatatatttgttttgaataaaataattgtggTGCTTCTAGCTTTCAATTCTTATAGTATAGTGCTGCATATTTAAATATGGTTTAGCTGTATAGttcctttttatttagttgacatttaatttcttggtgttttctattaatttcttaGGTGGTGCTGCTTTCACTTCACACTCTctatctctttttttatttttcttttttcttttttcttttgaaaccaataaataaataaaaagggaaTTATAAAACATAAGCCTTAAAAGCAATTGGGGTTTTTCCTGTGCACTTTGAAACACCGACCCCTCTCCCTCTTTTCCCACTCTAATAGCAATGAATGAAGGCTTTGCTGCAATTTGTAATTGCCAATATTTACTCCAATTTTCCCACTTCTGCAATACTCCTTGGGATTTTTCCAATTCATTAATACATTTCCTGGCCTCAATTACACTCTTCTTCCACCAATACTTCTTCAATTCAATaccaattcaattcaattctctctctctctctctctctctctacacCCTACACCCTCCACCTCTTCCTcccataattaaattaagctttaaataaaaacccaTCTCTCTCCTTTCCATTTCCCTTATATATAATGGCCTTGAAGGTTCAAACCCAGcaacaccaccaccaccagtATCATTTTGTGGGTGCTACAGTTGCTACACATGGTTCAAGCCTAACCACTCTTTGCCAACCCATCTCACTTACTCTTAATCTCTTCCAATACGCTAACCTCTCTTGCTCTTATATTGAATTAGAAGAGCCTTTTCCTCTTCCCTTAGGTTGGCAAAAGTTCCTTAATCTTCAGGTAACATATATGCTTCTGTTTTCCACTTGTATGCATGTGCCTAATATGTTCTTCTGTTATGTTCCAAAATTTGCTGAACATGAGACCTTCATGTCTGGCTCTGCTTTTTTAAGACAGGTGAAATATACTACACAAAGAACACACGAAAGAAGACCATGAGTCgaagaaatggaaatggaCCAAAGCTTGACCTGAAGCTGAACCTCTCGCCACCAAGGGCTGATCCCCGAGTGGAGTCGCCAAACCGATCAGCAACAGTGTCACCAACATCACCACCAAGCTCATGCGTGTCATCCGAACTAAACCAAGATGACACCCTTCGATACTCTAATAGCCCTGAGGCTACTTCCATGGTGCTTGTGGGGTGCCCAAGGTGCCTTATGTATGTCATGCTCTCTGAAGATGATCCCAAGTGCCCTAAATGCAAGAGTACTGTGTTGCTGGATTTCCTTCATGAGAACACAGTTCAAACAAGAAACAGTTAAAAAGGACTAGCTAGGCACTCCTTCTGCTGCTATTAGGACTAGTAGACTCTCTATATATCTTCCTCCCTATTCCCCTTTAATCTCAGGTAGTGCCATTTGGGCTCCATATTTTTTTAGCTCAATCTCATGCTAGAGGAAGGTAGAAGTTGGAGCCCAAATAGCACTACggttttctttatcttttcttatttctacCTTTCTTTTCCTAGTCATAGAACAAAGAATATGGGCtgaatgatatatatatgaacTCAGAAGAAGTGTCTGATTTTTTTTCTGGGTTCAGCTTTCTTCACCCTTTAGCAGAAGAGAATGTAAGCTGATTCGTTGCAGCTGCCCAAATTTTCCTATGAATGTTAGgtattttatggttttatctttgttttcctttctattttaatcaatttttgtttttattttctgaatcACCTTATACCCTATCCGAGCATGCCACATGGAAAATTACTTGGAACTGACGCAATGTCCATGTCAGTTTGAAACAAAGGAACAGTGAATAATCAGTTGATTTACGTAGTACTCATGAGATGGGTAAAATCTGTGACAAGAAGTTGAAATAGATCTTTTGTACTTGAGAGCAGTCTTAGAAGAAGATGGCAGTAGGATGACTCAGGCCCCACTGATTCTTGAATAATCCCATGCCTAGATATATTTGTgggtttcttttaaaaaatatataataataataataataataataataagtttacAGCAATCACTCCATAGTAGGACCAAACCATATGCTAATGTCATTGATTTCACTGTTTAAACCCACAAAAATGATTAAAGAATTAGCCCACTTTCTGGAACTCCATAGATATGTAGAGGCACATTGATAATGGTATCTATGTAATTGCCCCAGTTAGGCACCATAGTCCCACGATAGGGCAACAATTAACAGCCACTGCCTTGCTAGCCAGACATCCATCAACAAGACCAAACACAAAGATCAAAGACAAGATACAAAACAAGATGAAGAATACGTTATCATTTGTCCCAAACCATGTTAATAGAAACATCAAAGCAAGCATAGAGATTAATGGAAAAAGGTGAAAAAGGATTTAATTTtaaggggaaaaagaaaaagtaaaaagggtaattaagtaaatgatgTGGGGAGGTTGGGTAGTTCGAGCATTGAAAAAAGAGGAGGGACTATATTAGATTGAAGAGAAAGACCattaaaaacacataaatgcAATAGTAATTGAGACAGTTGAGAATAATGAAGGGTATTACGTCAGATGATAAATACAAATTCAATTCCAACCTTCGGCCCTCTAATTGCTCAAGGGTGTgtttaatattactttttcaacatcaatttttatattatatcataatttagattttggaaattatttttataaaaaatagataaatgaatatttttccTAATAGCAGATTTGagaaaatcaatttataaaaaataaaaatatataaatctaattcttTTACGCTCAACAAACACAtctcagtttttttttttctttcttttttttttgctttcgTTTTCACTACTCTTCTCATCACTCACTAAATGCCACCTTTCTGCTGCCATTCTCTATTGTGGCAAACCCCTTCTCTACTATAATACCTCCTTGTCCATGTTCTCACCATTAAATTCTGCTCCTCTTTTTTCAACTCTCCTTCCTTAACTCGCACATAAAgctctctctctttctgtCACATATCATTACTGTTGAAATTATACATTGAAAAGCATAGGGAAtaccaaaacaaaataaaatgacCTTATCCCATGTTCCTACTAAATATTTGAGCtgtttaatagaaaaaattgcAAGAAGTTACGTTCAAATCTTCAACTTAAAAGTCCTATAAATGCTCTagtaaatatacaaatatcaGAAGCAAACAGTAGTCTGTTTAGGTATGCACATGAGAATGATCCAAGGAACAAATATACTCACGTCATCATGCCTACGCGGAGACAAGATACTGGACCACGCTCTAACAATGAAGTGCAAAGGCCACAAGCATTGCCATACAACCTAAAAACTCACCATTTAAAGGGCCTAAAGACAGAAGCTTATTGAGTGTTAGGGTTTTGCAAAAGAATAATTCATGAATTAAAGTGACAGAAACTAGCCAAACCCCTGACGTTATCAAAGTTAGGACCAGAATCTAGTGGCTAGTTTGACTTGCTAAATGTTAtatgaattattaaatttctagaAACAGTAAGTTGCCTAACAATTCGTAGCATTcgtctttttctcttctaattttagaaaataagttCAGTGCAAAtctatagaaataaaagatatccCTGTCAAATCTACCAGTGGGAGTCCTCTATTAGCGTGTGGAATTCCTTCTAAATTGATCCATATCCATCCTTATGAGAAATCCAGACCCCCAGAGCAAATCATTATTACAATAGTAATAGCATTTCATGAGCACCTTTATTAATTGTTTGGATGCCTGTTTCACATACATATGCATGGACAAGTCAAAATTTAATCGTCACTTGACAATATAACCCCTAGAACCTTCGGTAGCACAGCCGAGACTGCGATGGCTTCTCTGTCCCCGCGGGGATGGAGTGAGAATTCAAGAGATGGCAAGACGAGTTATTTATCATTACTATAGGTATCTAGAGTAAATGCAGTGATGTAATGCAGTTGAGGCCTCCTAACAAACAGATAGACTTGAACCAATAACACTTTTCACTAGTTTAACTCAAGCTCGTAAAGCATATGGAAGAAAAGTCTATCTAACAATTTCCATTGCACAAGTAATAATGTAACTGCTTAAAGGCATAAACTGGCCTCATATAATCAAGCTAGATTGCTAGTGTTTCTACTTAGTTCTTGAGCCACAAAGCTGGCgtgaaaatttctttttcaagtaaAGCCACTGGGCAAAAGATAATACCTTATATAATACCATGATCTGAACAGCAAAAACAAATGCTTAAGACATGAAATCCTCAACTCCTTATGAATTGCAATGGTTGGCCGGAGGACTTGCAGTTGAATATCGGAATGACCTGCaagtaaagataaaaaagatttaCATTTTGAATGTTTACTGAAAGGCTTATAagctatgtatatatatatatatatatatgtaaattctTGTATGCATGGAGATCTGCCAACCGACAGCTAAAAACTAATCCTacaatattcttaaatttaggCAGGGAATTAGAAAGCAGGACAAAAGACCAAGCATCAATTGCTAAATAAGTTGGTTGGTCAGACATGAAGCATGTAATCAGCAGGACGGAAAAGACAGTGAGGAGTCTAAATTTCAATTCAATGTATAAGAGCATTTCCATTCCACATAGTTAAGCagtatatcataaaaaaaaaatttatgtatttttgagATATGGGAGTATATTTGATGCGACTCTCTAAGTCCCATCTCACATTCGAAGTATGCCTATATTTTGACTTATTCTGCATCCAACAAAAGAACAGCAATTGAAACTTTCCAGGAATGCAGTATCTTGGCCTCCCAAATGCATGTTGGGAACTCAGCGCTTTGCAAGCCCCATATGAGTCATGCCAAATACTGCAACCTTCTGCAAGAATGATATGCATTTGAAACTCCATATTTGGAAGTGCAGGCAGAAGATGACAACAAGAGACAATCTCATTCATCATGAAGAACATGTGTTCCCATTCAAAACCTTTCATGCAGCTGGTGAAGCAAAACTAGTAAAACAGCCGCGCACCAAGATAAGTTTTTAAGAGGATGATCCAGCTccagaaaaatattaaagcaCCATATCGCACTCCAAAATTTCCACTCAGAAATATGCAAAATACAATCCAACACCCAAACCAAATATTGCCACAGCATCGACGTTAAGGTGGAACTTCTGTTCGAACCAAGCGAGGCAAACTCTTAGGCACATAATCTACTATCAAATAATCATGGAATAGATTAATCAAGCCGTTATTTTGATTGGTATTTTGTTCTGATCAATAAATCCTTTACTTGGACTCATATTTTGTATCAGCATCAAGTATTCAGCAGTTGAG
Coding sequences within:
- the LOC8271118 gene encoding protein GL2-INTERACTING REPRESSOR 1 isoform X1 → MALKVQTQQHHHHQYHFVGATVATHGSSLTTLCQPISLTLNLFQYANLSCSYIELEEPFPLPLGWQKFLNLQTGEIYYTKNTRKKTMSRRNGNGPKLDLKLNLSPPRADPRVESPNRSATVSPTSPPSSCVSSELNQDDTLRYSNSPEATSMVLVGCPRCLMYVMLSEDDPKCPKCKSTVLLDFLHENTVQTRNS
- the LOC8271118 gene encoding protein GL2-INTERACTING REPRESSOR 1 isoform X2, whose amino-acid sequence is MSRRNGNGPKLDLKLNLSPPRADPRVESPNRSATVSPTSPPSSCVSSELNQDDTLRYSNSPEATSMVLVGCPRCLMYVMLSEDDPKCPKCKSTVLLDFLHENTVQTRNS